The nucleotide window GGATCGCGAGGATCGATCCGGGCCTGGCCTGGGAGCTCGGGCCCGGAACGACGGCGGAACACGAACTGGTCATCTTCCCCGATAGTCCCGAGCACGCGGCCCTGGCCCGGCGTGTGCTCAAGGCGGCTCCGGCACCGGACCGGCACTGGGAGTATGCGGATGCCCGGCAGGCCGCCGCGCGCTTCGAGGAACTGACGTTGGGGGTCGGCGGCGAGGAGTTCGCGGGCGAAGACTTCCGGGTGGGCCTGATGCGCAACCGGTATTCGGCGGACATCTCGGTCTACCACCCGAAGCTGGGCCGGCTCCCCGCGGACAAGAGGCTGGTCCCGGTGGCCATCATGCTGGACCATGCCATCGGCCAGCAGGACGTGAACGCGTGGATCGGCATTATCGAACCGGTGCTGCAGCCGCATCCGGGGGATATCCCGCTGAGTGACCTGCCGGCCGTCGTGCAGCAACTGCGCGCCGGCGCGTTCGACGGGCACGGCGAGCCCATCTGGGAAGAGCTGCACGGCCGCTCGATCGAGGACCGGCCCATTTCCGCCTACGTGCAGGTTCCGCTGGTACCGGCGTTCTGGCCCGACTTCGACCAGCATGTGGCCGTGCAGCTCAGCTATGCCCAGGTCTTGAAGGACGGGCTGCCGGGCGAGGACTCGGGGCGCCGGCTGCAGACGATGGAACAGGCGCTCGCCGAAGCGCTTAACGGCAACGGCCGTCTGGTTGCGGCCGAAACAACGGACGGCCGCCGCATTCTGCACTTCTACGTGGATTCGACTACCTCCGCCGGCTGGGACCTGGAAGCGGCCGCGGCGGCCTGGGAAGAGGGACAGACCGGCGTCGGTGCGGAACTTGATCCCGGGTGGTCCGGCGTCAACCACCTCAGGATCAGATAGGGCGGGCTATCGCGGCGCTCAGCCCCCGCCGTCGTACGCTGCGAGGAGTTTTTGCCGCCGGTTCAGCTGGCGGCCATGCCGGAGAAAGTCCGGTAATAGCGCAGGCCGAGCTCGCGGGCGCCGGCAGCGTTGAAATGGATGCCGTCGCTGGCACCGTTGGCGCCGGCTGGTCCCTCGACGAAGGCGGTCTGCGGCCGGTGGGAGGCAATGGAACGGTGCGCTGCGTCAATGCGGCCGCGGATCTTCTTGTCCGCGGCGATCCATTCGGGCACCATGCCACCAATGAGGAAGGGGACCGGGCCCAGTTCTGCACGGTACAGGTCGATGATCTGCAGGAGCTTGCGCCGGTACCAGTCCTGGCCCACTTTGGGCAGCGCGTCCGATTCGCCTTGGTGCCACAGGATGGCCGTCAGCCGGTGCGAGGGGTTGAGCGCGAGGGCGCGAAGGCACGCATCGAGACCCCGGCGGGCAAGGTTCACAGAGGCTGTGGTGTTGTACGGGTCCCAGGAATAGTCCGCGTTGCCGGTGATCGAGGTGCCGCCGAGTGCCGCCGGCACGAGCAACACCTTGCGGTCCGCCGGTTGGTTGAGCCAGAGCTGACGGGCGAATTCCATTCCGGGGCCGATAGTGGGCGCACCGTCGCGCAGGTTCTGCGTGACGTGGAACAGCGCGTCCACGGCCGGAATCACGGTCCCGGCATGCGGCCCCGAGCCGGCGAACTGGTCGATGCCCTCCAGTCTGATGTCAATGGCCGGATCATAGGGAAGCCCCGAGCCTTGCATGTTGGATTGCCCCAGCAAGAGAACGACGTCGGCGCCGGACTTGCGCGGGTCGGTGCGGCCGTTGCCCGCAGCGGCTCCGGCAACGTTCTCAGCGCTCTGGATGCCCTGCCCGCCGGCCGGCTGGGCAGGGCTAAGCAGGTTGGCCAGCGCCCGGTGCGTGGCTGATGCGGGATCGGCGATCAGCCGGGCAATGTCCTCGTCTGAGGGCAGCCCCAGGCTCCCCGGCAGCGGACTGCCCGGGCGGACGGCGGCATGGGCCGCTCCCGCCCCCAGGGCCCCGGAACCAAGACCAACCGCGATGATAGGGGCGGCGCGGCGGAAAAGGGTCCGACGGCTGGGACTGGCGGGGCTGCCGGCTGGGGAGCCGGATTGTTGCGTTGTGGCAGGCTCGTCCGTGCCCATGCTCGCGTCCCCCTCCAGACCGGGCGCCGGCGGACTCACCCGCCGGCTGGCAAAATTACTCCGATCAGTTTAGCGCCGACCCGAGTTCCTGCTGGACGGCCTCGATCAGCACGCCGCTGTCCACCAGGATGCGTACCGCTTCAATCTCGGGGGAGAGATAGCGGTCCGTTCCGGGGCCTTCGACCACCTTGCGAATTTCACGCCGGACCGCGGTGACGGCCGGGGCGCTCCGGGAGGAGTCCAGGCCGCCGTCGCGCATGTCCAGGGCCCGGGCGCTGGTGAGCAGCTCGATGGCCAGCACACGCGTCAGGCCATCCAGCGCCCGGCGCAGCTTCAGCCCGGCTGACCAGCCCATGGAGACGTGGTCTTCCTGCATGGCGGAGGACGGGATGGAGTCCACCGAGGCCGGGTTGGCCAGCCGCTTGAGTTCGGAGACGATGCCCGCCTGGGTGTACTGCGCGATCATGTGGCCGGAATCCACGCCAGGATCGTCGGCCAGGAATGCGTTGAGCCCGTGGCTGCGCGCCTTGTCCAGGAAACGGTCCGTCCGCCGTTCGCTCATCGAGGCCAGGTCCGCAACGGCGATGGCGAGGAAGTCCAGGGCGTAGCCGACCGGCGCGCCATGGAAGTTGCCGTTGGACTCCACCCGGCCGTCCGGCGTAACCACCGGGTTGTCGATGGCGGAGGACAGCTCGTAACCGGCCACGGATTCCACATGCGCCAGGGTGGATCTAGCGGCACCGTGGACCTGCGGGGCGCAGCGCAGCGAGTAGGCGTCCTGCACGCGGGTGAAGCGGTGGCCGTCGCCACTATCCGACGACTTCTGCTCTGCGATCAGCGGCGACCCGTCCAAAATCCGGCGCATGTTGGCCGCGGCGGCAATCTGCCCGGGGTGCGGGCGCAGCGCGTGCAGGTCCTCGGCCAGGACCGAGTCCGTGCCCAGCAGCCCCTCGATGCTCATGGCGGCGGCCAGATCCGCGGTTTTCAGCAGCAGGTGCAGATCGGCCGAGGCCATGATCAGCATGCCCAGCATCCCGTCCGTGCCGTTGATCAGCGCCAGGCCTTCCTTCTCCCGCAGTTCCACCGGCTCAAGCCCGGCGGCAGCCAGCGCCTCGGCGGCAGGCACCAGCGCGCCGTCGTTATTCCGGACTTCGCCCTCGCCCATCAGCGCCAGAGCGCAGTGTGCCAGCGGCGCCAGATCCCCCGAGCAGCCGAGCGAGCCGTACTCGCCGACCACGGGAGTGATGCCGGCGTTGAGCATGGCGGCATAGCCCTGCGCCACCACTGGGCGGACCCCCGTGCGGCCGGTCGCCATGGTGGAGAGCCGGTTGAGCATCAGGCCGCGGACCACCTCGCGGTCCACTTCGGTGCCGGAGGAAGCGGCGTGGCTGCGGATCAGGCTGCGCTGGAGCTGGGTGCGCAGCTCGATGGGGATCTGCTTGGTGGCAAGGGCGCCGAAGCCTGTCGAAACGCCGTAGTGCGGTTTGTCATCGGTGACCAGAGCGTCGATCACCGCGCGGGACTCCGCCATGGCTGACAGGGACGCGGCGCTGAGCTCGATCGGTGCACCGTGGCGCGCGACGGCGATGACTTCCTCCGGCGAGAGCGGGCCGGTGGAGATGGTGACGGGCTGAAGCTGGGACATGGTGCCTTTCATTGAAGGTGCGGGGGTTGGGTGGCGGGGGCGGATACGGCTACTTGGCAATCAGGGCATCATAGTCCGGTTCGTTTTCCAGCACTCCGTACTTCTGGGCCGCGGTGCCCAATGCCCGCAGTCCGTCCATGTTGATCTCGGGATACCATTTGGACATTTCCACGGTCTCGGCCAGTTCCGGCGTGATCTTCGCGTAGTCCTGGATGATGGTGCGGACCTCGTCCTCGTTTTCCATCGCGAAGGTGAAGGACTTATCCAGCGCCCGCTGGAAGCGTTCCACCAGTTCCGGGTCCTCCTGCAGCGTCTGCTCGGACGTGAAGTAGAAGGCCGAATCGAAGTTCTCGGTCAGGTCCGTCATGGGGCTGGCCACGATCTCGCCGCCGGCCTCCAGGATCTGGGTGCGGAAAGGCTCGGTGGTCCAAGCGGCGTCAACATCCCCGCGCTCCAGCGCAGCGGGCATATTGGGATACGGCATCTCGACGAAATTTACGTCCTGTGGATCCCCGCCGGCTTTTTCGATGGAGTTGCGGATGGTCACGTCGGCGAAGTTGTTCAGGGCGTTGACCGCCACCGTCTTGCCCACGAGGTCCGCGGCGGATTCAATGCCGCTGTCGGGCATGGCGGCTACCTCGGTGACGTCCTTGCCCGGCACGTTGGTGGAGCTCGAGCCGTTGGAGACCACCTTCACCGGTAGCGTCTTGTCCTGGGCGATCAGCAGCGAGACAACGTTGGAGTAGCCGAACTGGTATTCACCGGTCATCACGGCCGGCACAATCGCCGCCCCGCCCTGGGCGAGCTGGACGGAGAGCTGGATGCCTTCGTCCTCGAAGTAGCCCTCCTGCATGCCCAGATAGATGGGGGCGACGTCGGTGATGGGGATCAGTCCGACGCTCACCTGATCCAGCCCCTCCTGGGGTGCGGCGCCGTTGGAATTCGCGGCGTTCTCCGGTGCCGAAGGGCTGCCTGATCCGCAGCCGGTCAGCGCCAGAAGACCCGTGAGGGCGGCGGCGGACGCGCACGTCATGAACGTACGGCGCTTGGTGGTGGATCCGCGGAAGAGCTTTTCCATGGGAATTTCTCCAGTTCTGCCGCTGAATGGCAAGGCCATTTCAGACAGTAAAATTTATGGGCTGATAGGGAAAAGGTACAGAGCGATCGGCTTGCCGTCAATGGTGAAGCACAAAAGGGGCATTGCCACTAGATGAAATTGATGTTTTACTAAGTGCAACGTCGATGAAACGACGATCCCGACCGGAAAGGCCCTCCATGGTGGACACCACTACTGAGACTGCTGCGGCGCCGGATGCCACAACCCGAGCCGCCGACCGCGCCCTGGGTCTGCTGCGCGTTGTCTGCGAGAACGACGGCGTCAAACTTGCCGATGCGGCCAAGGCGGCAGACCTTTCGGCGAGCACGGCGCTCCGGCTGCTGAGGACCCTGGAAGCCAACGGTTTCGCGGCCAAGCGCGAAGACGGCCTGTACCGGCCGGGGTTCCGTATGGTCCAGCTGGGCGTCCAGGCCTTGAGCCACGAATCGCTGGTCGCCACCAGCCAGGACGCCTTGCGCTCGCTGGTTGCCCGGACAGGCGAATCCGCCTATCTCAGCGTGGCGGCCGGCAGCACTGACGGGCTGTACCTGGCCATCGAGGAAGGCACGCACACCGTGCGCCATATCAATTGGGTAGGCCGCACGTTCCCCATGGTCGGCAGCGCCGCCGGGGAAGCCCTGCAGGGGAAGGTGGCGCCCGGGTCCTTCGCCGTCGTAGCCGAAGGAGTCGAGCCGGACATCACTGCGGTGGCCGCCCCGGTGATGGCCGGTTCCAAGGTGGTCGCAGCCCTGAGTATCGTCGCGCCGAGCTACCGAACTACCGCCGAAGCCGCCCAAACCTTCGGCGCCCTCCTGGCCGCCGAAGCAGGCCGCGTCTTCGCCGGGCCGGACGGGGACACCGCCGTCGTTAATCCTCAAACTTCCTAACCCGACAGCCGGATAACTACCCGCTTCCCGCAGAGAAAGAGCCTTCAGAAATGACCTTCACGCAACACGATTCCTCCCGCACCGTTCGCGCCCCCCGAGGCACCGAGCTGACGGCCAAGAGCTGGCAGACCGAAGCGCCGCTGCGGATGCTGATGAACAACCTGGATCCCGAGGTCGCCGAGCGTCCCGAGGATCTGGTGGTTTACGGCGGCACTGGCCGCGCGGCGCGCTCCTGGGAGGCCTACGACGCAATTGTCCGCACGCTGGCCACCCTTGAGAAAGACGAGACCCTGCTGGTCCAGTCCGGCAAGCCGGTGGGCGTCTTCCGCACCCATGAATGGGCGCCGCGGGTGCTGATTGCCAACTCGAACCTGGTGGGCGACTGGGCCAACTGGCCGGAGTTCCGCCGGCTCGAGGCCGAAGGGCTGATGATGTACGGCCAGATGACCGCCGGGTCCTGGATCTACATCGGCACCCAGGGAATCCTGCAGGGCACCTACGAGACCTTCGCCGCCATCGCCGACAAGCGGTTCAATGGCACGCTGGCCGGAACGCTGACGCTCACCGGCGGCTGCGGCGGTATGGGCGGCGCGCAGCCGCTGGCCGTGACCCTGAACGGCGGCGCGTGCCTGATTGTCGACGTCGACGAGACGCGTCTGCGCCGTCGTGCCGGCAAGCGCTACCTGGACGAAGTGGAAACGGATCTTGACGCCGCATTGGACAAGGTCATGCGTGCCAAGCAGGAGAAGCGGCCCCTGTCCGTGGGCTACGTGGGCAATGCCGCCGCGGTGTTCCCGGAGCTGCTGCGCCGGCACCAGGCCGGCGAGATCAGCGTGGACATCGTCACCGACCAGACCTCGGCGCATGACCCCTTGAGCTACCTGCCGCTGGAGTACTCGGTGGACCAGTGGGACGCCGAGGCCAAGGGCGACCCGGTGGGCTTCACCAAGAAGGCGCAGGAATCCATGGCCCGCCATGTGCAGGCGATGGTGGAGTTCCAGGACGCCGGCGCCGAGGTGTTCGACTATGGCAACTCCATCCGCGACGAGGCGCGCCTGGGCGGCTACGACCGCGCGTTCGAGTTCCCCGGATTCGTCCCGGCCTACATCCGTCCGCTCTTTTGCGAGGGCTTGGGCCCGTTCCGCTGGGTTGCCCTGTCCGGTGATCCGGAGGACATCCGCGTTACGGACGAGGCGATCAAGGAGCTCTTCCCCGAAAACGAACATCTGCACCGCTGGATCGACGCCGCGCAGGAGCACGTCGAGTTCGAGGGCCTGCCGGCGCGTATCTGCTGGCTGGGCTACGGCGAGCGCCAGAAGGCCGGGCTGTTGTTCAACCGGCTTGTGGCCGAGGGCAAGGTTTCGGCGCCGATCGTGATCGGCCGTGACCACCTGGATTCCGGTTCCGTGGCCTCTCCGTACCGCGAGACCGAATCCATGGCGGACGGTTCCGACGCGATTGCCGATTGGCCGTTGCTGAACGCCCTGGTCAACACCTCCTCCGGTGCCACTTGGGTGTCCATCCACCATGGCGGCGGCGTCGGCATCGGCCGCTCCATCCACGCCGGCCAGGTTTCCGTGGCCGACGGCACCGAACTGGCGGCGCAGAAGCTGGAACGGCTGCTGACCAACGATCCGGGCATGGGAGTGATCCGGCACGTGGATGCGGGTTACGATCGGGCCGTTGAGGTTGCTGCCGAGCGCGGGGTGCGGGTACCGATGAACGAGTCCTGATCCTGCCCCGTCCCGCCCGCCCGCCCGTCGTGACCTGTCGTCCTGTCCGCCTGTCCCATCCGGAGGTCTCTTTGGAAACCGTTTCCCAGCTGCTCGAGTCAATCAGCGACGTCGGCCGTGATACTGCCCGCGGCGGGTACTCGCGCCCGGTGTATTCAACGGCGGAGCTGGACCTGCGCGGGTGGTTCGTCGAGCAGGCCGGGCGGCGCGGGCTGGAGGTGGAGACAGACCGCAACGGCATTATCTGGGCCTGGTGGGGCGCGCCGGAAAAAGGCGCGCTTGTCACCGGCAGCCACCTGGACTCGGTCCCCGGCGGCGGCGCCTTCGACGGTCCGCTCGGCGTGGCCTCGGCACTCGCCGCCGTCGACGTTCTGCGGCAGCGCGGGGTGCAGCCCAACCGGCCCCTCGCCATCACGGTCTTCCCCGAGGAGGAGGGCTCACGCTTCGGCGTGGCCTGCCTCGGCTCACGGCTGTTGACCGGCGCCATCGACCCTGACAAGGCCCGGAACCTGCGCGACGCGGACGGCAGTACCTTTGCTGAGGTGTCGCAGGGGAACGGGTTGGACCCCGAACACTTCGGGCGGGATGAGGAAGCGCTGGCCCGGATCGGCGACTTCGTTGAACTGCATGTAGAGCAGGGCCGCGGCCTCGGCGAGGAGGGGCCGGCGGTCGCCGTCGGCAGTTCCATCCTGGGCCACGGCCGGTGGAAGCTGACGGTCAGCGGCCAGGGCAACCATGCCGGAACCACCCTGATGCAGGACCGGGCGGATCCCATGGTGGCGGCAGCGCAGATCATCATTGCCGTGCAGAAATCGGCCGCGGCCAAGCCGGACGCCCGCGCCACGGTGGGGCGGCTGGAACCGATTCCCGGCGGCACCAACGTCATCGCCTCGCGGGTCCAGCTGTGGCTCGACGTCCGGCATCCGGAAGATGCCGTGACCGCCGCGCTCGTGGAGGCGATCCATGGCCAGGCGCAAAAAATCGCGGCGTTCGAAGGCTGCTCCGTGACGCTGACGGAGGAGTCCTATTCGGGCACGGTCCACTTTGATCCGGCACTGCAGCGGCAACTCGAAAATGCGCTGCCCGGGGCGCCCGTGTTGGCGACGGGAGCCGGCCATGACGCCGGCGTGCTGGCCGGCTATGTGCCTTCCGGCATGATCTTCGTGCGCAACCCCACCGGCATTTCCCACTCGCCGGAAGAACATGTTGAGGACGACGACGCCGACGCGGGCGCGGGTGCGCTGGCCGACGTATTGGAGGGACTGCTGTGAGCGTCTGGTGCGAAGCAGCCTGGATCCGCGGACGCGGCGTGGTGCCGGGTGTGCGCGTCGAAGTGGACGAATCCGGAATCGTGACCCGGCTGGAAATAGGTGCGGAGCGGAAAGCATCGGA belongs to Arthrobacter crystallopoietes and includes:
- a CDS encoding DUF695 domain-containing protein, with protein sequence MDVDAVGEFWAWWEADAAGRIAQGAEGYAENYVKQLGRRIARIDPGLAWELGPGTTAEHELVIFPDSPEHAALARRVLKAAPAPDRHWEYADARQAAARFEELTLGVGGEEFAGEDFRVGLMRNRYSADISVYHPKLGRLPADKRLVPVAIMLDHAIGQQDVNAWIGIIEPVLQPHPGDIPLSDLPAVVQQLRAGAFDGHGEPIWEELHGRSIEDRPISAYVQVPLVPAFWPDFDQHVAVQLSYAQVLKDGLPGEDSGRRLQTMEQALAEALNGNGRLVAAETTDGRRILHFYVDSTTSAGWDLEAAAAAWEEGQTGVGAELDPGWSGVNHLRIR
- a CDS encoding sialate O-acetylesterase, which produces MGTDEPATTQQSGSPAGSPASPSRRTLFRRAAPIIAVGLGSGALGAGAAHAAVRPGSPLPGSLGLPSDEDIARLIADPASATHRALANLLSPAQPAGGQGIQSAENVAGAAAGNGRTDPRKSGADVVLLLGQSNMQGSGLPYDPAIDIRLEGIDQFAGSGPHAGTVIPAVDALFHVTQNLRDGAPTIGPGMEFARQLWLNQPADRKVLLVPAALGGTSITGNADYSWDPYNTTASVNLARRGLDACLRALALNPSHRLTAILWHQGESDALPKVGQDWYRRKLLQIIDLYRAELGPVPFLIGGMVPEWIAADKKIRGRIDAAHRSIASHRPQTAFVEGPAGANGASDGIHFNAAGARELGLRYYRTFSGMAAS
- the hutH gene encoding histidine ammonia-lyase, with translation MSQLQPVTISTGPLSPEEVIAVARHGAPIELSAASLSAMAESRAVIDALVTDDKPHYGVSTGFGALATKQIPIELRTQLQRSLIRSHAASSGTEVDREVVRGLMLNRLSTMATGRTGVRPVVAQGYAAMLNAGITPVVGEYGSLGCSGDLAPLAHCALALMGEGEVRNNDGALVPAAEALAAAGLEPVELREKEGLALINGTDGMLGMLIMASADLHLLLKTADLAAAMSIEGLLGTDSVLAEDLHALRPHPGQIAAAANMRRILDGSPLIAEQKSSDSGDGHRFTRVQDAYSLRCAPQVHGAARSTLAHVESVAGYELSSAIDNPVVTPDGRVESNGNFHGAPVGYALDFLAIAVADLASMSERRTDRFLDKARSHGLNAFLADDPGVDSGHMIAQYTQAGIVSELKRLANPASVDSIPSSAMQEDHVSMGWSAGLKLRRALDGLTRVLAIELLTSARALDMRDGGLDSSRSAPAVTAVRREIRKVVEGPGTDRYLSPEIEAVRILVDSGVLIEAVQQELGSALN
- a CDS encoding ABC transporter substrate-binding protein, whose product is MEKLFRGSTTKRRTFMTCASAAALTGLLALTGCGSGSPSAPENAANSNGAAPQEGLDQVSVGLIPITDVAPIYLGMQEGYFEDEGIQLSVQLAQGGAAIVPAVMTGEYQFGYSNVVSLLIAQDKTLPVKVVSNGSSSTNVPGKDVTEVAAMPDSGIESAADLVGKTVAVNALNNFADVTIRNSIEKAGGDPQDVNFVEMPYPNMPAALERGDVDAAWTTEPFRTQILEAGGEIVASPMTDLTENFDSAFYFTSEQTLQEDPELVERFQRALDKSFTFAMENEDEVRTIIQDYAKITPELAETVEMSKWYPEINMDGLRALGTAAQKYGVLENEPDYDALIAK
- a CDS encoding IclR family transcriptional regulator; its protein translation is MDTTTETAAAPDATTRAADRALGLLRVVCENDGVKLADAAKAADLSASTALRLLRTLEANGFAAKREDGLYRPGFRMVQLGVQALSHESLVATSQDALRSLVARTGESAYLSVAAGSTDGLYLAIEEGTHTVRHINWVGRTFPMVGSAAGEALQGKVAPGSFAVVAEGVEPDITAVAAPVMAGSKVVAALSIVAPSYRTTAEAAQTFGALLAAEAGRVFAGPDGDTAVVNPQTS
- the hutU gene encoding urocanate hydratase, yielding MTFTQHDSSRTVRAPRGTELTAKSWQTEAPLRMLMNNLDPEVAERPEDLVVYGGTGRAARSWEAYDAIVRTLATLEKDETLLVQSGKPVGVFRTHEWAPRVLIANSNLVGDWANWPEFRRLEAEGLMMYGQMTAGSWIYIGTQGILQGTYETFAAIADKRFNGTLAGTLTLTGGCGGMGGAQPLAVTLNGGACLIVDVDETRLRRRAGKRYLDEVETDLDAALDKVMRAKQEKRPLSVGYVGNAAAVFPELLRRHQAGEISVDIVTDQTSAHDPLSYLPLEYSVDQWDAEAKGDPVGFTKKAQESMARHVQAMVEFQDAGAEVFDYGNSIRDEARLGGYDRAFEFPGFVPAYIRPLFCEGLGPFRWVALSGDPEDIRVTDEAIKELFPENEHLHRWIDAAQEHVEFEGLPARICWLGYGERQKAGLLFNRLVAEGKVSAPIVIGRDHLDSGSVASPYRETESMADGSDAIADWPLLNALVNTSSGATWVSIHHGGGVGIGRSIHAGQVSVADGTELAAQKLERLLTNDPGMGVIRHVDAGYDRAVEVAAERGVRVPMNES
- a CDS encoding allantoate amidohydrolase, whose protein sequence is METVSQLLESISDVGRDTARGGYSRPVYSTAELDLRGWFVEQAGRRGLEVETDRNGIIWAWWGAPEKGALVTGSHLDSVPGGGAFDGPLGVASALAAVDVLRQRGVQPNRPLAITVFPEEEGSRFGVACLGSRLLTGAIDPDKARNLRDADGSTFAEVSQGNGLDPEHFGRDEEALARIGDFVELHVEQGRGLGEEGPAVAVGSSILGHGRWKLTVSGQGNHAGTTLMQDRADPMVAAAQIIIAVQKSAAAKPDARATVGRLEPIPGGTNVIASRVQLWLDVRHPEDAVTAALVEAIHGQAQKIAAFEGCSVTLTEESYSGTVHFDPALQRQLENALPGAPVLATGAGHDAGVLAGYVPSGMIFVRNPTGISHSPEEHVEDDDADAGAGALADVLEGLL